The genomic segment GCCATGCACTTCCACGACACCTACGGCCAGGCGCTCGCCAATCTCTATGCCGGGTTGGAACAGGGCGCGCGCGTGATCGACAGCGCCGCCGGCGGCCTCGGCGGCTGCCCCTATGCGCCGGGTGCTACCGGCAACGTCGCGACCGAGGACGTGCTGTACATGCTGGAAGGCATGGGCGTGCCGATGGGCGTCGATATGGACAGGCTGATCGCCGCGACCAACAGCGTCGCCGCACTGCTCGGCCGCCCGCCGGTCAGCCGCGTGGTCAATGCACTGAACGCAAAGAAAAAGCGGGCGGGTTAGTTCGCAGGGTGGGTTAGCGCGAAGCGCGTCACCCACCGATTGAGGTGTCAACACAGAGAGGGTGGTTACGGCGCAAGTGCGCCTGACCCACCCTCGCGAACTATCTGACGCTCTCCGGCCCCATCACCAGATCCGGCAGCCAGGTCGAGATGCCGGGGACCAGGCACAGCAGCAGCACCGCCAGCATCATCAGCAGCACGAACGGCAGCGTGCCCCAGATCACCTCGGACAGCGGGATATCGGGGGCGACGTTGCGGATGACGAAGATGTTGAGGCCGACCGGTGGATGGATCAGGCCCATCTCCATCACGATGGTCATCACCACGCCGAACCAGATGATGTCGAAGCCGGCGGCGCGCAGCGGCGGCAGGATGATCGGCGCGGTCATCAGGATGATCGAAACCGGCGGCAGGAAGAAGCCGAGCACCACCACCAGCGCCAGGATCGCGGCGAGCAGTCCCCAGCGCGGCAGCTGCATCGCCACGATCGCTTCGGCGGCCGACTGCGAGATGTGCAGATAGCTCATCACGTAGGAGTATAGCAGCGACATGCCGATGATCATCATCAGCATGGTCGACTCGCGGACCGTCGAGGTCATGATCGGCGACAGGTCGGAGGGCTTCCACACCCCATAGATCAGCGCGATCAGCAGCAGCGCCAGCAGGCCGCCGAGGCCGGCGGTTTCGGACGGCGTCGCGTAGCCGCCATACAGCGCGATCATCACACCGGTAAGCAGGATGACGAACGGCAGCACCCGCGGCAGCGCGCCGAAGCGCTGCGCCATGGTGAATTTCTCGTCGGTCAGGATCGCGGACGTCTGGCCGGTCGCTTCGTACGCCGCCTTTGCGGTGGCGTATTCCTTGCGGAAGCGGACCACCGCGTAGATGCCGAACAGCGTCACCAGCAGCAGTCCCGGCCCGATGCCGGCGAGGAACAGCCGGCCGAGCGATTTCTCGGCGGCGACCGCGAACAGGATCATGGTGATCGAGGGCGGCAGCAGGATGCCGAGCGTGCCGCCGGCCGCGATAATCCCGGCCGCGAAGCCGCCGGAATAGCCGCGCTTGCGCATCTCCGGGATGCCGGCCGAGCCGATCGCCGAGCAGGTCGCCGGCGACGAGCCGGCCATCGCGGCGAACAGCGCGCAGGCGAACACGTTGGCGACGCCGAGCCCGCCCGGCACGCGATGCAGCCAGGCGTGCAGGGCGGAGTACAGGTCCTGGCCGGCACGCGACTTGCCGATCGCCGCACCCTTGAGGATGAACAGCGGGATCGACAGCAGCGTGATCGACGCCATCTCCTCGTAGACGTTCTGCGTCACGGTATCGAGCGAGGCGTGCGGCATGTAGATCGCCATGAACACCAGCGCGACGGCGCCGAGCGCAAATGCGATCGGCATGCCGGAGAACATCGCCGCCAGCGTGGCGAGGCCGTAACTGATCCCAATGCCGAGGACTGTCACGCGCGCTTCGTCCCACTGAAGGAGTTCACGATCTGCACCGCGATCTGCAGGCACAGCAGCGTCATGCCGGCGGCCATCAGCGCGTAGGGGATGGCGAGCGGCGGCGACCAGATCGAATTCGAGACCTGGCCGTCGACATAGGCCTCGTGCGTCAGCGTCCAGGATTTCCAGGCGAAGAAGCCGCAGAAGGCGAGGCTGGCAACGTCGACCAGCAGCAGCCGGACGCGGTTCACGGCCGGCGGCAGCAGCCCGGTGAACGCCTCGATGCCGATATGGCCGCGTTGGCTTTGCACGAAGGCGGCGGTCAGGAAGGTGGCGCCGACCAGCAGGAACACCGCGGCCTCGTCCTGCCAATAGGTGGCGCTGTGGAACAGGCTGCGTACCGCCACGCTGTAGCTGAGGATGCAGCAGGCGACCACCAGCGCGACCGCGGCTAGGACGAGGATGGCTCGGTTGACCAGCGCCAGCGCATGGCCGAGCGGGCCGCCGGTCTCGCGCTGCGCGGCGCTGGTCGGGTCCGGCTGGCCGGGCACGGGGCCGTGCATCATGCCGCGTCGGTCGCGAGCTTGAGCAGGTTGGCGCAGGTCGCGGTCTTCTTGCCGTAGTCCTTCCACGCGGTGTCGCGGGCGATCACGGCCCACTTCTCGACCGTGGCGGCGTCGAGCTTGTCGACCTTGGCGCCGGCCTTCTCGTACACCTTGGCGACCTCGATATCGTCGGCCTGGGCGCCTTGTTTGCCGAACGCTTCGAGCTCGGCGCCGACCGATAGGATGATGTCCTGATGGTTCTTCGGCAGCTTGTCGAAGATCGCCTTCGACATCATCAGCGGCTCGAGCATGAACCAGTACGAGGCGTCCGCGCCGGAGGTGAGATGCTTGGCGACTTCCTCGAGCCGGAACGAGATCAGGCTGGTGGAGGAGGTGATGCCGGCGTCGCAGGCACCGGTCTGCATCGCAGCGTAGATCTCGTTCGACGGCACCGACAGCACCGCTGCGCCGGCCTGCTGCAGCACCATGTCCATCTCGCGCGAACCGCCGCGGACCTTGAGGCCCTTGGCGTCGTCAGGTGACAGCAGCGCCTTGGAGCGGCTGGCGACGCCGCCGGCCTGCCACACCCAGGTCACCAACACGATGCCCTTGTCGGCGAGGAAGTCGGTCAGCGCCTTGCCGACCGGCTTGGTCTTCCACGACAGGCCCTGCTCATAGGTCGAGACCAGTCCCGGCATCAGGCCGATATTGGTCTCGGGGACTTCGCCGCCCGCATAGGGCATCGGATACAGCGACAGATCGAGCGCGCCTTTGCGCATCGCCGAAAACTGCGCGTTGGTCTTGATCAGTGATGAGCCCGGATAGACTTCGCCGACCAGTTCGCCGCCGGAGCGCTTGCTGATTTCGTCGGCGAACTTGCGGCACAGCCGGTCGCGGAAGTCGCCTTTGTCGATGGTGCCACCGGGAAACTGATGCGAGATCTTCAGTGTCGTTGCCGCCTGCGCTGAGCCGATCCCGTATTTCAGGACCGCGGGCGCTGCCAATGCGGAGACGAGGAGGTGGCGGCGTGACAGCATCGTTTCTCTCCCGATCATTTTCTGTTGTTTGAATCGCTAAAGCATTGGTCGCTGAGCGGTCAAGGCGAGAGGCGGCGATCGGACGGATTGCAACGAGGTTTTGTTAGTTGCAGTGCGGTGCGGGTGTTGTTGCGGTGCCGAACCACCGCCGCCTCGGGAAGTTGCGAGCAAGAATTATTTCGGTGCAGCGTAACAAGCCCGGTTCCCGATCCGTTGAGTGAAAGGGCGGCAGTCGCCGCACCGATCGATTTCGACAAGGATCACATCACATGACCCGTACCCGCATCGTTCTCGCCCTCATGATCGCAGCATTCTCGTCCAGCCTCGCGATGGCGCCGGCTGCCTACGCGATGGACAAGATGGAGAAGAAGGACGGCATGGCTCACGACACCATGGCCAAGGATTCGATGAGCAAGGACGGCATGAAGAAAGACACGATGGCGAAGGACGGTATGAAGAAGGACGGCATGTCCAAAGACAGCATGTCCAAGGACCAGATGAAGAAGTAGTTCGCGTCACCCGAGACCAGGGCGGCGGGCGTTCGTCGTCCTGTTAGTCGTCGCCAGGAGCCGCAGCGTGGCGCGAAAGCGACGCTGCGGCTGCCGACCAGCGATATGCCGAACACCTCGGACTCATGATCTATGAAGCTGCCGGAGAAACCGGTGGTGACGTCTTGTCCGGAGAACAGCGGTCGTCGGCGACTGTGTCGTCGCCGGTGCTGAAGAAATACGGATCGCCACCGCGCAGCCTGCCGTCGCGCAGAATGATTGCGTCGTTCGAATGGGCGCGATGTCGTCGCGCATCCGGATCTGAATCCGAGTACATCCCGTCCGCATTGTCCTGCCCTGTACCTTCTCCAAAGGGTACGAGATCACCTGCACTCCCGACCTTCTCGGTAATTTGAGCGCCAGCGTACGGGCACGCAACTTTGCTGTGTTTTGCTCAGTCACCATGCGCCCGCGGCCGTAGAGTTCCCGACCAGAATCATGTTTGCCGTCATTCGGGTGGTGCAGTTTGGGGCGAGGGGCAGGTATGAAGAATTTTCCAGCGTGGCTGAGCGTCTGGTCGGTGGTGGCCGTTGCGTGCGGTAGCGCGCATGCGGCCGATCTGCAGAACGTTTCAGTCCCGTCGGCCGTGCCGGCGGCAACTAACTGGACCGGCTTCTACATCGGTACCCACGTCGGCGCCGCAGCGTCGGAGAGCGCGTGGAACAGCATTGCCGGAAGTGGGGCCGGACTGGCGGCGGGGCCGTTCCCTGGTCATGGCGTCAGCGGCAATGCGATCGCCGGCATCCAGGGCGGCTACAACGCGCAGTTCGGTCATTACGTGCTCGGCATCGAAGGCGACGCCAGCTTCGGTTCCATCAACGGTTTGGCCCGCTGTCTGCACGGCACCTTTGCCTGCACCAGCCGGATCGACGAACTGTGGACGCTCGCCGCGCGCTTCGGCTACGCCGCGGGTGATTTGCTGGTCTATGGCAAGGCCGGCGCCGCCTGGGCCGACGTCCATCGCCGGATGGCCAGCGGCAACTTCGTCAACGTCCTCGAAGCGTCCGAGACGCGGTCCGGCTGGCTGCTCGGCGCCGGCGTCGAATACGCCTTCCTGCCGGGCCTGTCGGGCAAGATCGAGTACAACTACGCGGATTTCGGCAATCGCTCCCTGACGATGGCCGATCAGTTCGGCGACGTTTCGGACGTGTCGATCGGCCAGACCGCGCATCTGGTCAAGGTCGGCCTCAATTATCGGCTCGGCGCGGCCTCGGTCAGCGCAGCGCCGCTTCCCGGCGTGCCGCTGCCGCAGTGGAGCTGGACCGGGATCTATCTCGGCGTCCACGCCGGCGGCGGCTTCGGCAGCAACGATTGGGAGTCGGCGACGGGCGCGCTGCTCGCGGCGTCGACGTCGGGCGGGTTCCCCGGGCGCGGCGACAGTTCCGGGCTGTTCGGCGGCGGCCAGATCGGCGCGAACTATCAATTCGGCCGCTGGGTCGCCGGTGTTGAAGCGTCCGCCGCCGCGGCGGATATCGGCGGCTACGCCAAATGCGCCACCGATGTCGGGACACGGAGAAATTTCACCTGCCACAATGAGCTGTCGTCGCTCGGCACCATCACGGGCCGGCTTGGGCAGACCTGGGGCAATCTGTTGATCTACGGCAAGGCCGGCGCGGCGTGGGCAACCGGCAGCAGCGATGCGCAGCGCGCAGGCAGCGCCAGCCGCTTCACCGAAAGCGGCACGCGCTGGGGCTGGGTCACCGGTACCGGCCTGGAATATGCTCTCAGTCCGAACCTGTCGGCCTTCGTGGAGTACAACCACGTCGATTTCGGCACCCAAGACACCGCTTACGTCGATCAGTTCGGCAATGCCTCCGAGATCGGCTTCAAGCAGAAGCTCGATCTGGTGAAGGCAGGTCTGAATTATCGGCTCGGCTCGGGCGCGCCGACGCTCGGCGCGGGAGGCGATGCGCCGCTGTTCGTCAAGGCCGCCGCGCTGCCGCTCGGCTGGCAGGTCGAGGCCGGCACCCGTTATTGGGGCAGCTCGGGGCGGATGCAGAAGGATCTGAACGACAACGTCTCGCCGAGCCGGCTGAATTCACGGCTGATCTATGGCGATCAGACCGGTCATTCGCTCGAAGCCTTCGTGCGCGTCGATCACGCGTCGGGCCTGTTCGCCAAGGCCAATCTCGGCCTCGGCCATCTCGTCAACGGCCAGCTCAACGACGAAGACTTCCCGAGCGAAGTGAACTATTCGAACACGATCTCGGAGATGCGCGACGGCCGCCTGGCCTTCGGCAGCGCGGACATCGGCTACAATTTCATCAACGATGGCGGCCGCAAGCTCGGTGGCTTCGTCGGTTATCGTTCGTTCTACCAGACCGGCAACGGCTTCGGCTGTCGGCAGATCGCGACCGACTTCGACACCTGTGGCGTCCCGTTTCCCACCAACTTCGTCGGTCTCAGCGAGACCGAATCCTGGCGCGGCGTCGCGCTCGGCCTCAACGTTCGCGCGCCGCTGACCGAACGGCTGCGGCTGGAGGTCGATGCGGCTTATCTGCCTTACGTCAATCGCGCTGGCTTCGACAATCATTGGTTTCGCGCCGACATCAATCCGCAGTCGGAGGTCGGCCACGGCTGGGGTACGCAGTTCGAAGCGATCCTGTCCTACGCGGTCACCGATCGCTTCAGCGTCGGCGTCGGCGGCCGCTATTGGTACTTCGCGACCGACAGCGCCAGCACGATCTTCCCGAGAGAAGCGACGACGTCGCCGATGCAGTTCTATTCCGAACGCTACGGCGGCTTCGTCCAGACCTCGTATAAGTTCGGCGACGTCGATGCGGCAGAAACCTCGGCGCACGGCATCGCCAAGGCGCCGCCGCGGATCGCGCCCACCAATTGGACCGGCCTCTATGTCGGCGCCAGCGTCGGCGCGGGCTGGGGCCGCACCACCTATGCGGACCCGTTCCCGACCCCGACGACGGGTGATCGGGCGGACCTCGGCGGCGCGCTGCTCGGCGGCCAGATCGGCGCGAACTACCAGTTCGGTCATCTCGTCGCCGGCGTCGAAGCCTCGGCCAACTGGGCGAATATTCGCGGCACCGACACCTGCTTCGGCGCGTATCCTAATCCTGTGGTGGCCGGCTTCGACTGCGGCAGCAGGATCGACGCCATCGGCACGTTCACGGCGCGCGGCGGCTACGCGATCGATCGCACGCTGCTCTACGTCAAGGGCGGCGCGGCCTGGGATCGCCAGCAGGATCAGTTCAACTCCGTCGGTGTCGGTGGCACGACGCTCGCGAGCACCAGCACCAATTGGGGCTGGACCGTCGGCGGCGGCCTCGAATACGCGCTGGCGCCGTCGTGGTCGATGGCGCTGGAATACAAGTACTTCGACTTCGGCGCGTCTCAGGTGTTCGGCACGTCGGTGACGCCGGCATTGGACGGCGTCAACCTGGCGCCGCAGACGAACAAACTGCAGACGGTGTCGCTCGGGGTGAACTACAAATTCGGGCCGTCGTTGTTCGCCAGGGACTGAGCCGTGTGATCGAGGTCCGGTTCGTCGCCGGGCCTCGATTGCCATCGTGACGGGCGGAGAGGCCGGTTGCGGCCGCGGGCAGGCGGTCGTGGCTCGCTTGGTTGTCGGATCGGTGCCGAGCGGCTACAACCGGGCCTCACCGCGACCGACGTCGATCTTCCCAAAGGACAATCCGATGCGTTTCGCTTTTCCCGCCGGCGCTGTGCTGGCTTTGGCCGTTGCTGCGCTGTCTCCCGCCGCGGCCCTGATGTCGAGCACCCCCGCCATGTCCGAATCCGCCAAATCCGTCACCACTCCGTCGGGTCTCCAGATCGTGGACACCCAAGTCGGCACCGGCGCGTCGCCGGCGCGCGGCCAGATCTGCGTGATGCACTACACCGGCTGGCTCTACGAGAACGGCGCCAAGACCCGCAAGTTCGACTCCTCGGTCGACCGCAACGAGCCGTTCGAATTCCCGATCGGGATGGGCCGGGTGATCAAGGGCTGGGACGAGGGTGTTGCCAGCATGAAGGTCGGCGGCAAGCGCACGCTGATCATTCCGCCGGATCTCGGCTACGGCGCGCGTGGCGCCGGCGGCGTGATCCCGCCGAACGCGACTCTGATCTTCGATGTGGAATTGCTCGGCCTCAAGTAAGGCCGATGACGCGATGGCCCGGCACGAGCCGGGCCGTCGTTGCCGCGGTTACGGCCGGCCGCAATAGGCAAGGATGCTGCTGGCGCCCATGCCGCAGGTCGCGGTCAGCTTGCCGTTCGCGAGCTTGAGGGTGTCGGCGAAGCGGGCCTTGGTGCCGCTGACGCAGAACGCCGACAGCAGGGTGTCGTCGTCGGCGCAGGAGATCGGGCAGCCGTCGGACGGGCAGGAGGTCGAGGTCACGGTCTTGATCGGGCTTGCCGGGACCACAGCCGCGCTAGCCGCCGCCTGTTCGGCCGCATCGTTCGGGTTGGGCTCTGACTTGAAATTGCGGACGCCGAAGACCACCACAGCGGCGGCGATGCAGGCGACGATCAATGTCGGTAACTTCATCTTCAACCCCATTCCTCGAATAATCAGCGGCCGAGACCGCGGTGAGCATAGACCTGCATTGCGGAATTGGAAGCGTTCAACGCCAACGGCGTTAACCCGTCACTGATCAAGCGCAAATGGTAATATGCGACCGTGATTAGTTGGGCGGTTAGTATCCGTTCCGCGCGCGTGTCCGACCAATCCTGCTTTCGCCCCACTTCGATCTGTATAGCGACCCACCATGACGATGATTGAGCCAGATCCTGCCGACTTCGAGCCGATCCACCCGTATTCGCTGGCGCGGATCTCCCACGTCGCGCTGCAGGCCGGTGCGGTGCTGGCGCAGAGCGGCGCGTCGGTGCGCGTGGTGCATGAAGGCGCACGGATGGTGGCGGAGGGGCTCGGGGTCGAGGTGCTGGGGATGCGCTCCGGCTACGCCTCGTTCGAGATCACGCTGGCGCGCGGCCATCACAGCTTCACGCGCATGACTCAGATCGGTGCGCACGGCGTGAACCATCGGCTCGACTTCGCGGTGCGCGACCTGCTCAAGCGCGCCGCGCGCGGCGCCATGACGCCGGACGCGATCGAGGCCGAGCTGAAGCGGCTGCAGAGCGAGACGCCGCGGCATCCGCCGTGGCTGGTGGCGATCGCCACCGGCGCCGCCTGCGCGGCGTTCGGCCGGCTGCTCGGCTCCGACTGGCTGTCGTTCGGGCCGGTGCTGGCCGCGGCCAGCATCGGGCAGGGCGTTCGTCATTTGCTGCTCGGCCGCCGCTTCAATGTGTTCGTGGTCGCGGCGATCGTCGGCTGCATCTCGGCGGCGCTCGGCGGCCTCGGTGCGCGGCTGATCGGCAGCTCGACGACCGAACTCGCAATGATGGCGTCGATCCTGCTGCTGGTGCCGGGCGTGCCGTCGACCAACGCCCAGACCGATGTGATGGACGGCTACCCGACCATGGGCAGCGCCCGCGCCGTCACCGTGATCATGATCATGGTGTTCGCGGTCACCGGGCTGTGGCTGGCCGAATTCGTGTTGAGGATCCACACATGACCGCGACCTGGATCGCGATGTTGCCGTATCTGGCGCATCAGGCGGCGTTCGGTGCGCTCGCCGCGGCCGGCTTCGGCGTGCTGTTCAATTTCGGCTGGCGCACGCTCGCCTGGTGCGCGGTCGCCGGCGCGCTGGCGCTGGCTGTCCGCACCGTGGTGCAGCAGACCGGCGGCAGCCTGGAGGCCGCGACCTTCGCAGCGGCCTTCGTCACCTCGTTCACCGCGATCCTGGCGCTGCGCTGGCTCGGCCCGGCCTGCAACGCGGTTGCGCTGGCCGGCTGCATTCCGATGGTGCCTGGCGCGTTCTTCGGTCAGGCGATGCTCGGCTATATGGCGGTCGCCGCCGACACCACCGGCTCTTCGACAGCGCAGATCGTCGCAGCCTCGCAGGCGTTCGTGCGCGTGCTGTCGATCGTCGGCGCGATCGGGGCGGGGCTGGCGATCCCGGCCTATTTGCTCAAGAGCCGGCAGTTCTGATCAGCGCCCGGTGCCGGGCCAGGCCACCGAGCGCGCCACGCCGCTCGCCAGCCGGCCGGCATTGCGGCCCTCGACGATGCTGCCGTCATGGCTGCTGGCCTGGATCAGCGACACCCGGCCGCCGGGATCGATGCGGAATTTGCGGCGGTCCCGGTAGCCGGTCCCGTCGAGCAGCCCGTAATCGGTCGTCAGCCACACCGTGGAGGTGGTCGCCGCACCATCGGTCCACACCGGATCGCTGATCTCGTCGACCTTGAAGGCCCAGAACTTGTAGAGGTGCGATTGGCCGAACGAGCGGACGCGGACGATCTCCGCCTTCAGATGCAGAATCGCTCGGGCTTGGGACTGGTCCACGAAATCTCGAATGCTTGCCGATCGTCAGATCGGTACCCGATTCGGCCGCCGGGCCGCTGCCGCGTCGTGAGTGCGGGATCATCGGCGAACCGACTGCCGCCGGACGCCGATCTCGCGGCGTGGGGACATCTTGCAGATAGGTTTGTCCCTGCGTCTCAGGTGGGGCTTTGGCGGCGCGCGGCGGCTTGAAATCCCCCTGAAACACGGTGCTCTGGGAGCATCGGTATCAGAGGGATTGCAATGCGGTCATGGGGAGGCGCGGTGCTGGCCGCGTTGCTGCTGTCGGGATGTGCGTCGGTGACGCGCGGCACCACGGAGAACATTTCGATTGCGAGCACGCCGTCGGGCGCCAAGGCCGATGTGTCCGGCACCGAGGCGCCGTTCTCCTGCGTCACGCCGTGCGTGGTCGAGGTGAGCCGCAATGCCGACATCACCGTCAGCCTGAGCAAAGAGGGCTATGAACCGCAGATCATCCCGCTGACCCGCGAAGTCTCCGGCAGCGGCGGCGCCGGCTTTGCCGGCAATCTGCTGCTCGGCGGCGTGGTCGGCATGGGCGTCGACGCCGCCACCGGCGCCGCGATGGACCACAAGCCCAACCCGGTCATCGTGACGCTGCAGCCGGCCGCGCCGCCACCGCCGCCGGTGGTCCGGCATCATCGCAAGCCGCGGGTGCCGGTGAGTTAGTTGGTGATGAGGTCGAGCAAATGCCTTAGGGGCTACCCGCCGCCATTGGGCTTTCGGTTTCCGAAAGTTATCTCATCCATGCCTTGGATATAAGATTCGAGAAGTCCCGCGCGGTCCAGTATTCGATATGAATTACGAGAAGCTGCATCTTGCATCATCTCTTCGTTGATTTGACACCAGGAACATTGAGTTTTCGTGGCGGTCGCCCGTATCGGCTCAAGGCAAGTTGGGCAAAATGAGGTTGCGGGCACGAGAGCGGAACCATCAAAAATATGCGAAGTTCCTTGAGTGTCGATGAAGTATGGATTCGCAGAGCTTCTGCCGATGCGGGTCTCAAAGTAGTTACAGTCAGTTCGTTCTGCTATCTCCAGTAGGGTCTGCTTTGTTTGGTCTGTGCATCTCGATCCGACAATTATGCTGCTCACGCAACGAACCGGAACGTCTAGGAGCAACATCTCTGACTTGTCCCGAATCTCTTTCGTTGAGGCAACCATTCGTCGTTCCTGCTCGTAGGTCCAACAAGTTGCCTTCGTGAAATAGGCCGCATGGTATACGCCTAAACGTAAGAGATAGATGTACCGATTTTTTCCGATCTTGAACGCTCTGTAGAGCATGTCGGTCAAGCCATCTCTAGGGGAGTCTGAATAAGTGACGTTTTCGAAGTGGCTCTCAGGGAATGCTTCCGCGAGCGAGCTCTCCGAAAATTCAATTACAAAGCCTTTGTGATTCTCAGCATAGTGGGCCCACATTGGAATGACGCTGGGAGATCGTGAGAAGCAGGTCGTTGGGAGTTGATCTAGTTCGCCAACAGCGTCCGCATAGAACGCCAATGCGTCCGGCTCTTCGTCAAAATCTATGGTGAGAAACAGTTCGTAAGGGTCATTGAAGTCTTTTGGTAGAGAGCATTTGAGCGTTACAAGCTCAGGCGAGCTAAAGATGTTATCAATGAGCTGGGAGCTTATGTATTTGTAGATCTTTCTGCTTGCCCCTTGATCAGGCGATTTCGGATTGTCGTGTGAAGGGGAATGCTTCGTAGAGGCGGTTGGTGTCGCCGCTTTGATGAGTAAGTTGCGTTTCTTCTTTCCGAGCTTGCTGTTCATTGATTTGAGAGGACTTTTGTCTGTTTAAGGCCATCATGTGAACGGTGTGCTCTTGATGGACGAAATTCTAACGTGGAGTGAGTCAATGGTGGCTTGATTGCCTGCGTTAAGAAGGCTGGTCGTCGTCTATACTTTTTGTACCAATAGGTTTCCGTGGTGCCGAAGGAGCTTCCGAGTCTGGCCGTGGTGGAGCAATGGCGATCCCAGCAGGATTCGAACCTGCAACCCGCGGAGTAGAAATCCGCTACTCTATCCAGTTGAGCTATGGGACCGTTGGGGGCTTTATAGCACCACCGGATACAAAAAATCCGCTTCCGCCACAACCGCCCCGAACCATTTGCCACCATCCTGCGTCCAACGCATGCGGCGCGTTGTGTTCGGCGCGCGCGCGGGCGAGGA from the Rhodopseudomonas palustris genome contains:
- a CDS encoding TRAP transporter large permease, yielding MTVLGIGISYGLATLAAMFSGMPIAFALGAVALVFMAIYMPHASLDTVTQNVYEEMASITLLSIPLFILKGAAIGKSRAGQDLYSALHAWLHRVPGGLGVANVFACALFAAMAGSSPATCSAIGSAGIPEMRKRGYSGGFAAGIIAAGGTLGILLPPSITMILFAVAAEKSLGRLFLAGIGPGLLLVTLFGIYAVVRFRKEYATAKAAYEATGQTSAILTDEKFTMAQRFGALPRVLPFVILLTGVMIALYGGYATPSETAGLGGLLALLLIALIYGVWKPSDLSPIMTSTVRESTMLMMIIGMSLLYSYVMSYLHISQSAAEAIVAMQLPRWGLLAAILALVVVLGFFLPPVSIILMTAPIILPPLRAAGFDIIWFGVVMTIVMEMGLIHPPVGLNIFVIRNVAPDIPLSEVIWGTLPFVLLMMLAVLLLCLVPGISTWLPDLVMGPESVR
- a CDS encoding TRAP transporter small permease; this translates as MMHGPVPGQPDPTSAAQRETGGPLGHALALVNRAILVLAAVALVVACCILSYSVAVRSLFHSATYWQDEAAVFLLVGATFLTAAFVQSQRGHIGIEAFTGLLPPAVNRVRLLLVDVASLAFCGFFAWKSWTLTHEAYVDGQVSNSIWSPPLAIPYALMAAGMTLLCLQIAVQIVNSFSGTKRA
- the dctP gene encoding TRAP transporter substrate-binding protein DctP is translated as MLSRRHLLVSALAAPAVLKYGIGSAQAATTLKISHQFPGGTIDKGDFRDRLCRKFADEISKRSGGELVGEVYPGSSLIKTNAQFSAMRKGALDLSLYPMPYAGGEVPETNIGLMPGLVSTYEQGLSWKTKPVGKALTDFLADKGIVLVTWVWQAGGVASRSKALLSPDDAKGLKVRGGSREMDMVLQQAGAAVLSVPSNEIYAAMQTGACDAGITSSTSLISFRLEEVAKHLTSGADASYWFMLEPLMMSKAIFDKLPKNHQDIILSVGAELEAFGKQGAQADDIEVAKVYEKAGAKVDKLDAATVEKWAVIARDTAWKDYGKKTATCANLLKLATDAA
- a CDS encoding pentapeptide MXKDX repeat protein, with the protein product MTRTRIVLALMIAAFSSSLAMAPAAYAMDKMEKKDGMAHDTMAKDSMSKDGMKKDTMAKDGMKKDGMSKDSMSKDQMKK
- a CDS encoding outer membrane protein, which translates into the protein MKNFPAWLSVWSVVAVACGSAHAADLQNVSVPSAVPAATNWTGFYIGTHVGAAASESAWNSIAGSGAGLAAGPFPGHGVSGNAIAGIQGGYNAQFGHYVLGIEGDASFGSINGLARCLHGTFACTSRIDELWTLAARFGYAAGDLLVYGKAGAAWADVHRRMASGNFVNVLEASETRSGWLLGAGVEYAFLPGLSGKIEYNYADFGNRSLTMADQFGDVSDVSIGQTAHLVKVGLNYRLGAASVSAAPLPGVPLPQWSWTGIYLGVHAGGGFGSNDWESATGALLAASTSGGFPGRGDSSGLFGGGQIGANYQFGRWVAGVEASAAAADIGGYAKCATDVGTRRNFTCHNELSSLGTITGRLGQTWGNLLIYGKAGAAWATGSSDAQRAGSASRFTESGTRWGWVTGTGLEYALSPNLSAFVEYNHVDFGTQDTAYVDQFGNASEIGFKQKLDLVKAGLNYRLGSGAPTLGAGGDAPLFVKAAALPLGWQVEAGTRYWGSSGRMQKDLNDNVSPSRLNSRLIYGDQTGHSLEAFVRVDHASGLFAKANLGLGHLVNGQLNDEDFPSEVNYSNTISEMRDGRLAFGSADIGYNFINDGGRKLGGFVGYRSFYQTGNGFGCRQIATDFDTCGVPFPTNFVGLSETESWRGVALGLNVRAPLTERLRLEVDAAYLPYVNRAGFDNHWFRADINPQSEVGHGWGTQFEAILSYAVTDRFSVGVGGRYWYFATDSASTIFPREATTSPMQFYSERYGGFVQTSYKFGDVDAAETSAHGIAKAPPRIAPTNWTGLYVGASVGAGWGRTTYADPFPTPTTGDRADLGGALLGGQIGANYQFGHLVAGVEASANWANIRGTDTCFGAYPNPVVAGFDCGSRIDAIGTFTARGGYAIDRTLLYVKGGAAWDRQQDQFNSVGVGGTTLASTSTNWGWTVGGGLEYALAPSWSMALEYKYFDFGASQVFGTSVTPALDGVNLAPQTNKLQTVSLGVNYKFGPSLFARD
- a CDS encoding FKBP-type peptidyl-prolyl cis-trans isomerase; the protein is MRFAFPAGAVLALAVAALSPAAALMSSTPAMSESAKSVTTPSGLQIVDTQVGTGASPARGQICVMHYTGWLYENGAKTRKFDSSVDRNEPFEFPIGMGRVIKGWDEGVASMKVGGKRTLIIPPDLGYGARGAGGVIPPNATLIFDVELLGLK
- a CDS encoding threonine/serine exporter family protein, translating into MTMIEPDPADFEPIHPYSLARISHVALQAGAVLAQSGASVRVVHEGARMVAEGLGVEVLGMRSGYASFEITLARGHHSFTRMTQIGAHGVNHRLDFAVRDLLKRAARGAMTPDAIEAELKRLQSETPRHPPWLVAIATGAACAAFGRLLGSDWLSFGPVLAAASIGQGVRHLLLGRRFNVFVVAAIVGCISAALGGLGARLIGSSTTELAMMASILLLVPGVPSTNAQTDVMDGYPTMGSARAVTVIMIMVFAVTGLWLAEFVLRIHT
- a CDS encoding threonine/serine exporter family protein — its product is MTATWIAMLPYLAHQAAFGALAAAGFGVLFNFGWRTLAWCAVAGALALAVRTVVQQTGGSLEAATFAAAFVTSFTAILALRWLGPACNAVALAGCIPMVPGAFFGQAMLGYMAVAADTTGSSTAQIVAASQAFVRVLSIVGAIGAGLAIPAYLLKSRQF
- a CDS encoding translation initiation factor 2, with protein sequence MRSWGGAVLAALLLSGCASVTRGTTENISIASTPSGAKADVSGTEAPFSCVTPCVVEVSRNADITVSLSKEGYEPQIIPLTREVSGSGGAGFAGNLLLGGVVGMGVDAATGAAMDHKPNPVIVTLQPAAPPPPPVVRHHRKPRVPVS